A DNA window from Desulfovibrio desulfuricans DSM 642 contains the following coding sequences:
- the recA gene encoding recombinase RecA — MAKKPAMSQENARAEALGTALATIERKYGKGAVMKLSDDAHVNIPVIPTGSIGLDLALGVGGIPRGRISEIFGPESSGKTTLTLHIIAECQKMGGTCAFVDAEHALDIAYAKRLGVITDELLISQPDYGEQALDIADMLVRSGAVDLVVVDSVAALIPQAELDGDMGETQVGGHARLMSHAMRRLTGTIHKSRTSVIFINQIRMKIGVTGYGSPETTTGGNALKFYSSVRLDIRRIQTLKDKEESFGSRTRVKVVKNKVAPPFRSAIFDILYGQGISRSGELLDLGIEAKIIDQSGSWFAFGSEKLGQGREKVRALLDENLDLRNQIEAKVVEFLGLNPKEFVPTEEDLDEGEAPTPTYE, encoded by the coding sequence ATGGCGAAGAAACCGGCCATGAGTCAGGAAAACGCGCGCGCCGAAGCCTTGGGCACCGCACTTGCCACCATCGAACGCAAGTACGGCAAGGGCGCTGTGATGAAGCTTTCCGACGATGCCCACGTCAATATTCCCGTGATCCCCACAGGTTCAATCGGCCTTGATCTGGCACTTGGCGTGGGGGGCATTCCGCGCGGGCGCATCAGCGAAATTTTTGGCCCGGAATCTTCGGGTAAAACCACGCTCACCCTGCACATCATCGCAGAATGTCAGAAGATGGGCGGCACCTGCGCCTTTGTGGACGCAGAACACGCTCTTGACATTGCTTACGCCAAGCGTCTCGGCGTCATCACCGACGAACTGCTCATTTCGCAGCCCGATTACGGCGAACAGGCGCTGGATATTGCCGACATGCTCGTGCGTTCCGGTGCGGTTGACCTTGTGGTAGTGGACTCTGTGGCCGCGCTTATTCCGCAGGCCGAACTTGACGGCGACATGGGCGAAACGCAGGTAGGCGGCCATGCCCGCCTTATGTCGCACGCCATGCGCCGCCTCACCGGCACCATTCACAAATCGCGCACGTCTGTGATCTTTATCAACCAGATCCGCATGAAGATCGGCGTGACCGGCTACGGCAGCCCCGAAACCACCACCGGCGGCAACGCGCTCAAGTTCTATTCTTCCGTGCGCCTTGATATCCGGCGCATCCAGACCCTCAAGGACAAGGAAGAATCGTTTGGTTCGCGCACCAGGGTCAAGGTGGTCAAAAACAAGGTTGCCCCGCCCTTCCGCAGCGCCATTTTTGATATTCTGTACGGACAGGGCATCTCCCGCTCTGGCGAACTGCTCGACCTTGGTATTGAAGCCAAGATCATCGACCAGAGCGGCTCGTGGTTTGCCTTTGGCTCTGAAAAGCTCGGCCAGGGCCGCGAAAAAGTACGCGCGCTGCTGGACGAAAACCTTGATCTGCGCAACCAGATTGAAGCCAAGGTTGTGGAATTTCTGGGCCTGAACCCCAAGGAATTTGTACCCACAGAAGAAGACCTGGACGAAGGCGAAGCCCCCACGCCCACTTACGAATAA